A genomic segment from Roseibium algicola encodes:
- the dapE gene encoding succinyl-diaminopimelate desuccinylase: MPTSAVAIAQDLIRCPSVTPAEGGALASLEALLGKAGFAVSRVTFQDEDTPDVENLFASIGSGAPHFVFAGHTDVVPAGAESDWRHGPFEGAIDNGMLFGRGAVDMKGGIAAFAAAALDYVAEKSPDFGGTISFLITGDEEGPAVNGTVKLLQWAREQGHVFDACIVGEPTNPDVLGDAIKVGRRGSLSGTITVRGVQGHAAYPHLADNPIPGLIRLLAALDALELDKGNERFQPSNLEIVSADVGNPAFNVIPARAEARFNIRYNDEWTLESLKARITETLEAVDLGNLALGLEFKRDASESFLTRDEVLIEALSKAVEAETGRVPELSTGGGTSDARFIKNYCPVVEFGLVGQTMHKVDECVAVEDLDRLAAIYKKFLFSYFSGADGN, encoded by the coding sequence ATGCCCACTTCCGCCGTCGCAATCGCACAGGACCTGATCCGTTGCCCGTCCGTGACCCCTGCCGAAGGCGGCGCGCTGGCATCGCTGGAAGCGTTGCTCGGCAAGGCCGGGTTTGCCGTGTCGCGCGTCACGTTCCAGGACGAGGACACGCCGGACGTGGAGAACCTGTTTGCTTCCATCGGCAGCGGTGCACCGCATTTCGTCTTTGCAGGCCACACGGATGTGGTTCCGGCCGGTGCCGAGAGCGACTGGCGGCACGGCCCGTTTGAGGGGGCCATCGACAACGGCATGCTGTTTGGCCGTGGCGCAGTCGACATGAAAGGCGGCATCGCGGCCTTTGCAGCAGCAGCGCTTGATTACGTTGCCGAAAAGAGCCCGGATTTTGGCGGCACGATTTCCTTTCTCATCACCGGCGACGAGGAAGGCCCGGCAGTCAACGGCACCGTCAAGCTGCTTCAGTGGGCCAGGGAACAAGGGCATGTGTTCGATGCCTGCATCGTCGGTGAGCCGACCAATCCGGATGTGCTCGGCGATGCCATCAAGGTCGGGCGGCGCGGATCGCTGTCCGGCACCATCACGGTCCGGGGTGTCCAGGGCCATGCCGCCTATCCGCATCTGGCTGACAACCCGATCCCGGGCCTGATCCGCCTTCTGGCCGCGCTTGATGCGCTGGAACTGGACAAGGGCAACGAACGCTTTCAGCCGTCCAATCTGGAGATTGTCTCCGCCGACGTCGGTAATCCGGCCTTCAACGTCATTCCGGCGCGGGCAGAAGCCCGTTTCAACATTCGCTACAATGACGAATGGACGCTGGAGAGCCTCAAGGCCCGCATCACCGAGACGCTCGAAGCGGTAGACCTTGGAAACCTGGCGCTTGGGCTGGAGTTCAAGCGCGATGCCAGCGAATCCTTCCTGACGCGGGACGAAGTCCTGATCGAAGCCCTGAGCAAGGCTGTGGAAGCGGAAACCGGCCGGGTTCCGGAGCTTTCAACGGGCGGAGGAACATCAGACGCCCGCTTCATAAAGAACTACTGCCCCGTCGTGGAATTTGGCCTTGTCGGCCAGACGATGCACAAGGTGGACGAATGTGTCGCGGTTGAGGACCTTGACCGGCTGGCAGCAATCTACAAAAAATTCCTCTTCAGCTATTTTTCCGGAGCAGACGGGAATTGA
- a CDS encoding DUF805 domain-containing protein, protein MTTPPQSANTAPGPIWALLSPIGRMGREPYWLCFLVSWIIFGIALRIWWLSSAETPTPESMISGDYIGTNPLFPVLFFVLQWVELALVVKRLQDIGQSGFLALLIFVPILNVIMLIFLGVVPSQGQPNRHGPMPNSYWRKR, encoded by the coding sequence ATGACAACGCCCCCACAGAGCGCGAATACTGCCCCGGGGCCGATCTGGGCCCTTTTGAGCCCTATCGGTCGTATGGGCCGGGAACCCTATTGGCTGTGTTTCCTTGTCAGCTGGATCATCTTCGGCATTGCGCTGCGGATATGGTGGCTTTCCTCCGCTGAAACGCCGACGCCTGAATCCATGATTTCCGGCGACTATATCGGCACGAATCCGCTGTTTCCGGTTCTGTTTTTCGTTCTGCAGTGGGTGGAACTGGCACTGGTCGTCAAGCGGCTGCAGGACATCGGCCAGAGCGGGTTCCTCGCACTTTTGATCTTCGTTCCGATCCTGAATGTGATCATGCTGATCTTTCTCGGCGTTGTGCCGAGCCAGGGCCAGCCGAACCGCCATGGCCCGATGCCAAACAGCTACTGGCGCAAGCGCTGA
- a CDS encoding mechanosensitive ion channel family protein yields MALPANAQDTGKNLPSQLQPEAMEKLVSDLDPEQVKALTDLMTLLQQGAAAKGAQTPPPSEEVELIEKVQTAADQFGALIANNFRTLPELFSSLFSSIGALFAGTVAGPVHIFIGAIALILAAGFAAEFLVNRLFASRREKIQSHAPHSLFETVKLVSTRAALDLGGLIVFAIVAFAVGKIAIFDPVARAFAFQAVYWIVFLPRIVAALLRFALAPHRSELRLVTADDTTAKSLYRSFTSLFAFVGVTFFLRNIMIEAGDGDVAETFRFFIGFGVNLWIAMVIWNARHGLTSIILGDEHQPTSGLERMARFWPYFSIAFIGFNWLLVQITTSMGIEALTAGRSLAVIALVVFAPFLDTMVRGIVSHIVPPMRGEGPVAEAAHMQTRHSYVRIARVALLAFLVLMVGRIYGLNLLALGAEDGSSVARHTVIFLLILAAGYLAWEITNLWVAHQLAKDSPPPSNEDEDAEMGGAGKSRLATILPLIRVVVQITILTLTTLLALSQLGINITPLLAGAGVVGLAVGFGAQTLVRDVVSGIFFLMDDAFRLGEFIDAGGTQGTIEKISIRSLQLRGTRGAVHIVPYGEIPKLTNLSRDWVIMKLKFTVPFDTDVEKVRKLFKRIGQEIMEMEEFKDDILAPFKGQGVADVDDVGIVVRGKYTTKPGKQFGIRKEIYKRVQQAFEENDIQFARKEVRVNIPDTAKLDDKQKEAVTAAAAAAAADMDKKPATE; encoded by the coding sequence ATGGCACTGCCGGCCAACGCACAGGACACCGGAAAAAACCTTCCGTCGCAACTTCAGCCCGAAGCCATGGAAAAGCTTGTCTCCGATCTCGATCCGGAACAGGTGAAGGCGCTGACCGACCTGATGACCCTGCTGCAGCAAGGTGCCGCAGCCAAGGGCGCGCAGACCCCGCCTCCGTCAGAAGAAGTCGAACTGATCGAGAAGGTGCAGACTGCAGCCGATCAGTTCGGCGCGCTGATTGCGAACAATTTCAGAACCTTGCCGGAGCTCTTCAGCAGCCTTTTCTCCAGTATCGGCGCGCTGTTTGCGGGAACGGTCGCAGGACCGGTGCATATCTTCATTGGTGCGATTGCACTTATCCTGGCCGCCGGTTTTGCCGCCGAGTTCCTGGTCAACCGGCTATTCGCCTCCCGCCGGGAGAAAATCCAGAGCCATGCGCCCCACAGCCTCTTTGAAACTGTCAAACTGGTCTCCACACGTGCCGCGCTTGATCTAGGCGGGCTGATTGTTTTTGCAATCGTCGCCTTCGCTGTCGGCAAGATCGCGATTTTCGATCCTGTCGCCAGAGCATTTGCCTTTCAGGCGGTATACTGGATCGTTTTCCTGCCACGCATCGTCGCAGCCCTACTGCGCTTTGCCCTGGCGCCGCATCGTAGCGAGCTGCGCCTCGTCACCGCGGACGACACCACCGCCAAGTCGCTTTACCGCAGCTTCACGAGCCTCTTCGCCTTTGTTGGCGTCACCTTCTTCCTGCGTAACATCATGATCGAGGCCGGCGACGGAGATGTTGCCGAAACCTTCCGCTTCTTCATCGGCTTTGGCGTCAATCTCTGGATCGCCATGGTCATCTGGAACGCCCGTCATGGCCTGACGAGCATCATTCTGGGTGATGAGCACCAGCCAACCAGCGGCCTGGAACGCATGGCCCGGTTCTGGCCCTATTTCTCGATTGCCTTCATCGGCTTCAACTGGCTGCTGGTTCAGATAACAACCAGCATGGGCATCGAAGCGCTGACTGCGGGACGCTCTCTCGCCGTGATCGCGTTGGTCGTGTTCGCGCCGTTTCTCGACACGATGGTACGCGGCATCGTCTCCCACATCGTTCCGCCCATGCGCGGGGAAGGTCCGGTTGCGGAAGCTGCCCATATGCAGACCCGGCACAGCTACGTGCGCATTGCCCGCGTGGCCCTGCTTGCCTTCCTGGTGCTGATGGTCGGCAGGATCTATGGTCTCAATCTGCTCGCGCTCGGCGCGGAAGACGGGTCCTCGGTCGCCCGGCATACGGTTATCTTCCTGCTTATTCTGGCCGCCGGTTACCTTGCCTGGGAAATCACCAATCTCTGGGTTGCCCACCAGCTCGCCAAGGATTCGCCGCCGCCTTCCAACGAAGATGAAGACGCGGAGATGGGCGGGGCCGGCAAGTCGCGCCTGGCAACGATCCTGCCGCTGATCCGCGTCGTCGTGCAGATCACGATCCTGACCCTGACCACGCTGCTCGCCCTCAGCCAGCTGGGCATCAACATCACGCCGCTTCTGGCCGGTGCCGGTGTCGTTGGCCTGGCAGTCGGCTTCGGGGCGCAGACCCTGGTGCGCGACGTGGTCTCAGGCATCTTCTTCCTGATGGACGATGCCTTCCGTCTGGGTGAATTCATCGATGCGGGCGGTACACAGGGCACTATCGAGAAAATCTCGATAAGGTCCCTGCAGCTGCGCGGCACGCGTGGTGCCGTTCATATCGTCCCCTATGGCGAAATCCCGAAGCTCACCAACCTGTCCCGAGACTGGGTGATCATGAAGCTGAAGTTCACCGTTCCATTCGACACGGATGTCGAGAAGGTTCGCAAGCTCTTCAAGCGGATCGGCCAGGAAATCATGGAGATGGAAGAGTTCAAGGACGACATTCTGGCCCCGTTCAAGGGACAGGGCGTTGCCGATGTCGACGACGTCGGCATCGTGGTGCGCGGCAAGTACACCACCAAACCCGGCAAGCAGTTCGGCATCCGCAAGGAAATCTACAAGCGCGTTCAGCAGGCGTTCGAGGAGAACGACATCCAATTCGCGCGCAAGGAGGTGCGGGTCAACATTCCCGACACCGCGAAGCTGGACGACAAGCAAAAGGAAGCCGTCACAGCAGCTGCGGCTGCCGCAGCCGCCGACATGGACAAGAAACCGGCGACCGAGTGA
- a CDS encoding DUF2189 domain-containing protein: MSDNTSTPQGSGASATAGLRPMPKVNKITVNDVIDAFAAGLADFRRAPVYGLAIGAFFALGGLFVVLSAAALNMSYLSYPAAAGFVLIGPFAAVGLYEVSRRLQNGEELSWSRIFGTMWAQKGRELSWMAFVVLFIQIMWMYQVRLLLALFLGFRSFASFDEFLTQVISTPEGLMFLAVGHVVGAILSLILFSLTVVSFPLLMEEDRDFITAMITSVRAVFTSPAPMIGWAFVVTAVLIVSMAPAFLGLVVSLPILGHTTWHLYKKCVEIPEETL; this comes from the coding sequence ATGAGTGACAACACGTCAACCCCGCAAGGTAGCGGGGCATCCGCAACAGCTGGATTGCGGCCCATGCCAAAGGTCAACAAGATTACCGTCAACGACGTGATCGACGCGTTCGCTGCGGGCCTGGCCGATTTCCGCAGGGCGCCGGTCTACGGCCTGGCGATCGGCGCGTTTTTCGCTCTTGGAGGCCTGTTCGTCGTTTTGAGCGCGGCCGCCCTCAACATGAGTTACCTGTCCTATCCGGCAGCGGCCGGTTTCGTCTTGATCGGGCCATTCGCTGCGGTTGGTCTCTACGAGGTCAGCCGGCGTCTCCAAAATGGTGAGGAGCTTTCCTGGTCGCGTATCTTCGGCACCATGTGGGCCCAAAAGGGGCGGGAACTTTCCTGGATGGCCTTCGTGGTTCTGTTCATCCAGATCATGTGGATGTATCAGGTGCGCCTGCTGCTCGCGCTGTTCCTCGGCTTCCGGTCGTTTGCCTCGTTCGACGAGTTTCTGACCCAGGTCATCTCCACCCCGGAAGGCCTGATGTTCCTCGCCGTTGGCCACGTGGTGGGCGCAATCCTGTCGCTGATCCTGTTCTCGCTGACCGTGGTGTCCTTCCCGTTGCTGATGGAGGAGGACCGGGACTTCATCACAGCCATGATCACCAGCGTGCGGGCCGTGTTCACATCGCCCGCCCCGATGATCGGCTGGGCCTTTGTCGTAACCGCGGTTCTGATCGTGTCGATGGCACCGGCGTTCCTAGGTCTGGTCGTGTCCCTGCCGATCCTCGGTCATACGACCTGGCATCTCTACAAGAAATGCGTGGAGATACCCGAGGAGACGTTGTGA
- the truA gene encoding tRNA pseudouridine(38-40) synthase TruA translates to MPRYKLTVEYDGRPFSGWQRQANAPSVQAVIERAVKAFSGEEVTIGGAGRTDTGVHATGQVCHVDLSKDWDARTVMGALNFHCQPHPVVILDAAEMHEGFDARFSAIRRSYRYRIQNRLPPLTHQLGLAWHVKVHLDADAMHAAAQEFVGHHDFTTFRHTRCQAKSPEKTLEEFRVYREGEFVIAECASRSFLHNQVRSMVGSLRLVGEGKWGPGDVTRALQARDRNACGPVAPADGLYLTRVDYRSAEMDIELKKDWQSRKAVLAAGEGEEDGDA, encoded by the coding sequence ATGCCCCGCTACAAACTGACGGTGGAATATGACGGCAGGCCGTTCAGCGGCTGGCAGCGCCAGGCGAACGCGCCGTCCGTCCAGGCGGTGATCGAACGTGCCGTAAAGGCATTCTCCGGTGAGGAGGTGACCATCGGCGGCGCCGGTCGCACAGACACCGGCGTCCACGCCACCGGGCAGGTCTGCCATGTGGATCTTTCGAAGGACTGGGACGCAAGAACGGTCATGGGGGCGCTGAATTTCCATTGCCAGCCCCATCCGGTGGTGATTCTGGATGCTGCGGAAATGCACGAGGGCTTCGACGCGCGCTTTTCCGCGATCCGCCGCTCCTACCGCTATCGCATTCAAAACCGACTGCCGCCACTCACCCACCAGCTTGGGCTTGCCTGGCATGTGAAGGTGCATCTCGATGCGGACGCCATGCACGCGGCTGCGCAGGAATTCGTCGGTCATCACGACTTCACCACCTTCCGTCACACGCGCTGCCAGGCAAAAAGCCCGGAAAAGACGCTGGAGGAGTTCCGGGTCTACCGCGAGGGCGAGTTCGTCATTGCCGAATGCGCCTCACGGTCCTTCCTCCACAATCAGGTGCGCTCGATGGTCGGCTCCCTGCGCCTGGTCGGTGAGGGCAAATGGGGGCCGGGTGATGTCACCAGGGCCCTGCAAGCCCGCGACCGGAACGCCTGCGGCCCGGTGGCGCCGGCAGACGGGCTTTACCTGACCCGTGTCGACTACCGCTCGGCGGAAATGGACATCGAACTCAAGAAGGACTGGCAGTCCCGCAAAGCCGTGTTGGCTGCCGGAGAAGGCGAAGAAGACGGCGACGCGTGA
- a CDS encoding GNAT family N-acetyltransferase, with product MTQAAEAAGLAIRNVTSDDEASVRELVTAAFPSDMEARLVHTLRHCGALVLEQVAVDAGGRIVGHIAYSRVTPAAIGPGQGMQVVCLAPVSVWPDLQKTGIGSALIKASLESLKDLGEDLVLVLGPPSYYPRFGFDPVLARKVQGPYAGDAFMALALTEAGSRDLPIEVAFATPFEEFE from the coding sequence ATGACCCAAGCTGCCGAAGCTGCCGGCCTTGCCATCAGAAACGTGACTTCTGACGATGAAGCTTCCGTCAGGGAGCTGGTCACCGCTGCCTTTCCATCCGACATGGAAGCCCGCCTCGTGCACACGCTGCGTCATTGCGGCGCTCTGGTGCTGGAACAGGTCGCGGTCGATGCCGGCGGCCGGATCGTCGGACATATCGCCTACAGCCGTGTCACCCCGGCTGCCATCGGTCCGGGGCAGGGCATGCAGGTTGTTTGCCTTGCGCCTGTTTCTGTCTGGCCGGACCTGCAGAAGACCGGCATCGGTTCGGCGCTGATCAAGGCCTCTCTGGAAAGCCTGAAGGATCTGGGAGAGGACCTTGTTCTGGTGCTCGGCCCGCCGTCCTATTATCCGCGCTTCGGTTTCGATCCCGTGCTGGCACGCAAGGTGCAGGGACCTTATGCGGGCGATGCCTTCATGGCGCTTGCGCTGACGGAAGCCGGATCGCGGGACCTGCCAATCGAGGTGGCCTTCGCCACACCCTTTGAAGAATTCGAGTAA
- the fmt gene encoding methionyl-tRNA formyltransferase codes for MSLRVIFMGTPDFSVPTLMEIVGQGHDVVACYSQPPRPAGRGMDLKKSPVHEAAESFGIPVFTPQSLKGAEEQEAFAALNADVAVVVAYGLLLPKPILEAPEYGCLNLHASMLPRWRGAAPINRAIMAGDKETAVQVMRMEEGLDTGPVCMSETVAIGENMTAGDLHDKLSSLGGDLMVRALAALSRGALGDQPQAEDGVTYAAKLSKQETRIDWSKPAAEVHNHIRGLSPFPGAWCEMPLGGKMERVKVLRSTLGEGSGTPGSVQTGGDVPVISCGAGAVRLEQVQRAGKKPMSGAEFLRGASLSDGTVLD; via the coding sequence ATGTCCTTACGCGTCATCTTCATGGGCACCCCGGATTTCTCGGTGCCGACCCTTATGGAAATCGTCGGCCAGGGCCACGACGTGGTCGCCTGCTATTCGCAGCCGCCGCGTCCTGCGGGCCGGGGCATGGACCTGAAGAAATCGCCGGTTCATGAGGCCGCTGAATCGTTCGGTATTCCGGTTTTCACGCCGCAGAGCCTCAAAGGGGCAGAAGAGCAGGAGGCCTTTGCGGCCTTGAATGCAGATGTCGCGGTGGTGGTTGCCTACGGCCTTCTCCTGCCGAAACCGATCCTGGAAGCGCCGGAATACGGTTGTCTCAACCTTCATGCTTCCATGTTGCCACGCTGGCGCGGCGCAGCGCCCATCAACAGGGCGATCATGGCAGGTGACAAAGAAACAGCCGTTCAGGTGATGCGCATGGAAGAGGGGCTCGATACCGGCCCCGTCTGCATGTCGGAAACCGTTGCCATCGGCGAGAACATGACGGCCGGAGACCTTCACGACAAGCTGTCTTCGCTCGGCGGGGATCTGATGGTTCGGGCGCTGGCGGCCTTGTCGCGCGGGGCGCTTGGCGACCAGCCCCAGGCAGAGGACGGTGTCACCTACGCGGCCAAGCTCTCCAAGCAGGAAACCCGGATCGACTGGTCGAAACCGGCTGCGGAGGTTCACAACCACATTCGCGGCCTGTCACCCTTTCCCGGTGCCTGGTGCGAAATGCCGCTCGGCGGCAAGATGGAACGGGTCAAGGTCCTGCGCAGCACGCTTGGCGAAGGCTCCGGCACGCCGGGATCCGTCCAGACCGGTGGGGATGTGCCGGTGATTTCCTGCGGTGCGGGTGCCGTACGTCTGGAACAGGTTCAGCGGGCCGGCAAGAAGCCGATGAGCGGCGCGGAATTCCTGCGCGGAGCATCGCTTTCTGACGGCACGGTTCTGGACTAA
- a CDS encoding MarC family protein, whose amino-acid sequence MDQVLFLKLFAALFAIMNPIANLPVFLSLTADKGPGFERKVALTVLVGLALGSAFIGLTGDAILKVFGISLDAFRLAGGFLILLIALNLISGEKSKAHHGTDEEQEHHSEQDNPAIYPLTVPILLGPGTISTMIIYRGQVTDLSHEIAYIAAIAASIAVLVGTFFAAPFLSKFLGQTATSVMSRLMGMILAAIAMEMMIGSLKVLLPGLA is encoded by the coding sequence ATGGATCAGGTCCTGTTCCTGAAACTCTTCGCTGCGCTTTTTGCAATCATGAACCCGATTGCAAACCTGCCGGTGTTCTTGTCGCTCACCGCCGACAAAGGGCCGGGGTTTGAGCGCAAGGTTGCCCTGACGGTGCTGGTTGGCCTTGCCCTTGGCTCCGCATTCATCGGCCTCACGGGCGACGCCATTCTCAAGGTCTTCGGCATCAGCCTGGATGCATTTCGGCTTGCCGGTGGTTTCCTCATTCTCCTGATCGCGCTCAATCTCATCTCCGGTGAGAAGAGCAAGGCGCATCATGGGACGGACGAGGAACAGGAACATCATTCCGAACAGGACAATCCTGCAATCTATCCGCTGACCGTACCGATCCTGCTCGGACCGGGAACGATCTCGACCATGATTATCTACCGTGGCCAGGTCACGGATCTTTCCCACGAAATTGCGTATATCGCTGCCATCGCCGCCTCCATCGCCGTTCTCGTAGGCACGTTCTTCGCCGCCCCGTTCCTGTCGAAGTTCCTCGGCCAGACCGCAACCAGCGTCATGAGCCGCCTGATGGGGATGATCCTGGCGGCTATTGCGATGGAAATGATGATCGGAAGCCTAAAGGTCCTGCTACCTGGCCTGGCTTGA
- the def gene encoding peptide deformylase: MTIRPIITIPDPVLREVCAPIVTVDDDVRKLADDMLETMYDAPGIGLAASQIGLLQRIFVLDVAKEDAPKEPMVFINPKIVWSSEDLSVYQEGCLSIPDYYEEVERPAEVTVQFLNREGAEQEIKADGLLATCIQHELDHLNGKLFIDYLSKLKRERVVKKFTKQAKLAGKL; the protein is encoded by the coding sequence ATGACAATACGCCCGATCATCACCATTCCCGATCCGGTCCTGCGCGAGGTGTGTGCACCTATCGTGACCGTCGACGACGACGTCCGCAAACTGGCCGACGATATGCTGGAAACCATGTACGATGCCCCCGGTATCGGACTTGCCGCCAGCCAGATCGGGCTGCTGCAACGCATCTTCGTGCTGGACGTCGCCAAGGAAGACGCGCCGAAAGAGCCGATGGTGTTCATCAATCCGAAGATCGTCTGGTCGAGCGAGGACCTGTCCGTCTATCAGGAAGGTTGCCTGTCGATCCCCGATTACTACGAGGAGGTCGAGCGGCCTGCCGAAGTAACGGTCCAGTTTCTCAACCGGGAAGGCGCCGAACAGGAGATCAAGGCCGACGGGCTACTGGCAACCTGTATTCAGCACGAGCTTGACCATCTCAACGGGAAGCTGTTCATTGACTACCTATCGAAGCTGAAGCGCGAACGCGTTGTCAAGAAATTCACCAAGCAGGCAAAGCTGGCCGGAAAACTCTGA
- a CDS encoding DNA recombination protein RmuC produces the protein MNEILFDLSGRPVTVLEAAIAGGLFLLALIVWLVLKTMREIRLRAESDAVAGERIHELESHLSQLLKSQGEMTGRMQTMAEVFGSRQSDMMRAVNERLDGMGHKLNLSMADTSKRTQDGLRHLHERLAVIDRAQRTITDLSGQVGQLQAILSNKQTRGAFGQGRMEAIVQDQMAPSTYSFQATLSNNSRPDCLIHMPNGAPPLAIDAKFPLEAFNLLRNAETDDQLKYAQAQFRRDFTKHIQDIGEKYLLPGETQDTAFLFVPSESVFAELNESFEDLIQKAHRTRVVIVSPSLLMLSIQVIQSVLRDAKMREQAHLIQAEVGHLVADVSRLNDRVGKLQAHFAQANKDIDQILISSDKISKRSRRIEDLELGELESVAKDTSSAEPQLAMTPKG, from the coding sequence ATGAATGAGATCCTGTTCGATTTGAGTGGCCGTCCGGTGACGGTTCTGGAAGCTGCCATCGCCGGCGGCCTGTTTCTTCTGGCGTTGATTGTCTGGCTGGTCCTGAAGACCATGCGGGAGATCCGTTTGCGTGCCGAATCGGACGCAGTAGCCGGCGAGCGCATTCACGAGCTGGAAAGCCATCTCTCGCAACTTCTGAAATCTCAGGGGGAAATGACCGGCCGCATGCAGACCATGGCGGAAGTGTTCGGCTCGCGGCAGTCCGACATGATGCGCGCCGTCAACGAGCGTCTGGACGGCATGGGTCACAAGCTGAACCTTTCGATGGCCGACACCAGCAAGCGAACGCAGGACGGCCTCAGGCACCTGCACGAGCGGCTGGCGGTGATCGACCGGGCGCAGCGCACGATTACCGATCTCTCCGGCCAGGTTGGCCAGTTGCAGGCTATCCTGTCCAACAAGCAGACCCGCGGCGCCTTCGGTCAGGGCCGGATGGAAGCGATTGTCCAGGACCAGATGGCGCCCAGCACCTATTCCTTCCAGGCAACGCTGTCGAACAACAGCCGCCCGGACTGCCTGATCCACATGCCGAACGGTGCGCCGCCCCTGGCCATCGACGCCAAGTTTCCGCTGGAAGCCTTCAACCTGCTGCGCAATGCGGAAACCGACGACCAGCTGAAATATGCCCAGGCCCAGTTTCGCCGCGACTTCACCAAACACATTCAGGACATCGGCGAGAAATACCTTCTGCCCGGCGAGACGCAGGATACCGCGTTCCTGTTCGTGCCATCGGAAAGCGTGTTTGCAGAACTCAACGAGAGCTTCGAGGACCTTATCCAGAAGGCGCACCGCACCCGGGTGGTGATCGTCTCGCCCTCGCTGCTGATGTTGTCGATCCAGGTGATCCAGTCGGTGCTGCGCGATGCCAAGATGCGCGAGCAGGCCCATCTGATCCAGGCGGAAGTCGGCCACCTGGTTGCCGATGTCAGCCGGTTGAACGACCGCGTCGGCAAGCTTCAGGCCCATTTCGCCCAGGCGAACAAGGATATCGACCAGATCCTGATTTCCTCCGACAAGATCTCCAAGCGAAGCCGCCGGATCGAGGATCTCGAGCTGGGAGAACTCGAAAGCGTGGCAAAGGACACTTCCAGTGCCGAACCCCAGCTGGCGATGACACCGAAGGGGTGA
- a CDS encoding C40 family peptidase, whose amino-acid sequence MTETFDRRRHPVRADLAAIDYEGRATASCFAEGEVFQVIADQLPIRPEPRPDRPIDTEALSGEWVTVYEQTPEGWAWGQLDTDGYVGWFSADDLGPVKPATHRVRALRTYRYPVADLKFPPLGLLSIGSLVTVIGETETRGLAYALLSDGSAVVAKHLVPLDAVEDDWVAVAEELIGTPYRWGGRSSLGLDCSALVQLAAQTGGHDLPRDSDMQEAEAGEAVPHDDPAALKRGDLLFWKGHVGIIAGENRLLHANGFTMTVAYEPLDRAIDRIAATEWGAITKARRLPEL is encoded by the coding sequence ATGACCGAGACCTTCGACCGCCGCCGCCATCCGGTCCGTGCCGACCTCGCCGCCATCGACTATGAAGGCCGGGCAACCGCTAGCTGTTTCGCCGAGGGCGAGGTGTTTCAGGTCATTGCCGACCAGCTGCCGATCCGGCCTGAACCGCGCCCGGACCGGCCGATCGACACCGAAGCCCTCAGCGGCGAGTGGGTGACCGTTTACGAACAGACACCGGAAGGCTGGGCCTGGGGACAGCTCGACACGGACGGTTACGTCGGCTGGTTCTCCGCCGACGACCTTGGGCCGGTGAAGCCGGCAACCCACCGGGTGCGCGCCCTTCGGACCTACCGTTACCCGGTTGCCGACCTCAAGTTTCCGCCACTCGGGCTCTTGTCCATTGGCTCGCTGGTGACGGTTATCGGTGAAACCGAAACGCGTGGGCTGGCCTATGCACTCCTCAGCGATGGTTCGGCGGTTGTTGCCAAACATCTTGTGCCGCTGGACGCCGTTGAGGATGACTGGGTGGCTGTCGCCGAAGAACTGATCGGCACGCCCTACCGCTGGGGTGGACGCTCGAGCCTGGGTCTCGATTGCTCAGCGTTGGTGCAACTTGCGGCGCAGACAGGCGGACACGACCTGCCGCGCGACAGCGACATGCAGGAAGCGGAAGCCGGCGAAGCCGTTCCGCACGACGATCCGGCCGCATTGAAACGTGGTGATCTGCTGTTCTGGAAAGGCCATGTCGGCATCATCGCGGGCGAGAACCGCCTTTTGCATGCCAACGGCTTCACGATGACCGTCGCCTATGAGCCACTGGACAGGGCAATTGATCGCATCGCGGCAACGGAATGGGGCGCGATCACGAAGGCGCGGCGCCTGCCAGAGTTGTAA
- a CDS encoding MarR family transcriptional regulator: MAVELRASQALKLMHEVNLALVRDSEQDLSARQLTILMTVYLEPPPHTVRGLAAKLNVTKPAITRALDTLGGMRLLSRKRDEADKRNVIITRTVEGALYLEQLGDLVVEKARELPR; this comes from the coding sequence ATGGCCGTCGAATTGCGCGCCTCGCAGGCGCTGAAACTGATGCACGAGGTCAATCTGGCGCTTGTTCGCGATAGCGAACAGGATCTTTCCGCGCGCCAGTTGACGATCCTGATGACAGTCTATCTGGAGCCGCCGCCGCATACGGTGCGCGGGTTGGCTGCCAAGTTGAATGTCACCAAACCTGCCATCACCCGGGCGCTTGACACTCTGGGCGGTATGCGGCTTTTGTCGCGCAAGCGCGACGAAGCCGACAAACGCAATGTGATCATCACTCGCACGGTGGAAGGCGCGCTTTATCTGGAGCAGCTTGGCGATCTCGTGGTGGAAAAGGCCCGGGAATTGCCGCGCTGA